The following are encoded in a window of Perca flavescens isolate YP-PL-M2 chromosome 24, PFLA_1.0, whole genome shotgun sequence genomic DNA:
- the dhrsx gene encoding polyprenol dehydrogenase isoform X3 translates to MVTGGTRGMGYETAKHLAKLGMHVVIAGNKREEGAAAIRRIQEEDSQGKVEFVFVDLTSLKSVRQFAQTFQNRGLPLHVLVNNAGTMMVPEGQTEDGFEIHFALNYLGHFLLTNLLLDTLKRSGRPARCSRIVNMSSATHYAGEVHMDDLNRQICYSSHGAYAQSKLALVLFTYHLQEQLTAGGFPVTVSAVDPGMVDTALYDNLWSIAQALKKPVAKILFRTPAEGASISVYAAAASEMEGVGGCYLYNGHRKQSSDTSYDSELQAELWKKSCELVGLQKA, encoded by the exons ATGGTTACCGGGGGAACCAGAGGAATGGGTTATGAGACAGCCAAACACCTGGCAAAGCTCGGCATGCATGTTGTCATAG CAGGGAACAAGAGAGAAGAAGGTGCAGCGGCCATCCGGAGGATTCAGGAAGAAGACAGCCAGGGGAAAG TTGAGTTTGTCTTCGTGGACCTGACCTCTCTGAAATCAGTGCGACAGTTTGCTCAGACTTTCCAGAACCGAGGGCTCCCCCTGCATGTTCTGGTTAACAACG CGGGAACCATGATGGTTCCTGAGGGGCAGACGGAGGACGGCTTTGAGATCCACTTTGCTTTGAACTACCTGGGTCACTTCCTGCTGACCAACCTGCTGCTGGACACGCTGAAGCGCTCGGGCCGGCCGGCCCGCTGCTCCCGGATCGTCAACATGTCCTCGGCGACGCACTACGCAGGAGAGGTGCACATGGACGACCTAAACAGACA GATCTGCTACAGTTCCCACGGCGCCTACGCCCAGAGCAAACTGGCTCTGGTGCTCTTCACCTACCACCTGCAGGAGCAGCTGACGGCCGGCGGCTTCCCGGTGACCGTTAGCGCTGTGGACCCCGGCATGGTGGACACGGCGCTCTACGACAACCTGTGGAGTATCGCGCAGGCGCTGAAGAAACCCGTGGCCAAGATCCTGTTCAGG ACTCCAGCCGAGGGAGCGTCCATATCTGTGTACGCTGCAGCTGCCTCTGAgatggagggggtggggggctgtTACCTGTACAACGGCCACAGGAAGCAGTCCTCGGACACTTCCTACGACTCAGAGCTGCAAGCCGAGCTGTGGAAGAAGAGCTGCGAGCTGGTGGGCCTTCAGAAGGCCTGA
- the dhrsx gene encoding polyprenol dehydrogenase isoform X2, translating to MWLLSVLLPLLKLYFCGVKVLLYQTFNRAFMLPVLPRQDGRVAMVTGGTRGMGYETAKHLAKLGMHVVIGNKREEGAAAIRRIQEEDSQGKVEFVFVDLTSLKSVRQFAQTFQNRGLPLHVLVNNAGTMMVPEGQTEDGFEIHFALNYLGHFLLTNLLLDTLKRSGRPARCSRIVNMSSATHYAGEVHMDDLNRQICYSSHGAYAQSKLALVLFTYHLQEQLTAGGFPVTVSAVDPGMVDTALYDNLWSIAQALKKPVAKILFRTPAEGASISVYAAAASEMEGVGGCYLYNGHRKQSSDTSYDSELQAELWKKSCELVGLQKA from the exons ATGTGGCTGCTGTCAGTGCTGCTGCCTCTTCTCAAGCTCTATTTCTGCGGAGTCAAAGTGCTCCTCTATCAGACCTTCAACAGAGCTTTTATGCTCCCAG TTTTACCCAGGCAGGATGGAAGAGTTGCCATGGTTACCGGGGGAACCAGAGGAATGGGTTATGAGACAGCCAAACACCTGGCAAAGCTCGGCATGCATGTTGTCATAG GGAACAAGAGAGAAGAAGGTGCAGCGGCCATCCGGAGGATTCAGGAAGAAGACAGCCAGGGGAAAG TTGAGTTTGTCTTCGTGGACCTGACCTCTCTGAAATCAGTGCGACAGTTTGCTCAGACTTTCCAGAACCGAGGGCTCCCCCTGCATGTTCTGGTTAACAACG CGGGAACCATGATGGTTCCTGAGGGGCAGACGGAGGACGGCTTTGAGATCCACTTTGCTTTGAACTACCTGGGTCACTTCCTGCTGACCAACCTGCTGCTGGACACGCTGAAGCGCTCGGGCCGGCCGGCCCGCTGCTCCCGGATCGTCAACATGTCCTCGGCGACGCACTACGCAGGAGAGGTGCACATGGACGACCTAAACAGACA GATCTGCTACAGTTCCCACGGCGCCTACGCCCAGAGCAAACTGGCTCTGGTGCTCTTCACCTACCACCTGCAGGAGCAGCTGACGGCCGGCGGCTTCCCGGTGACCGTTAGCGCTGTGGACCCCGGCATGGTGGACACGGCGCTCTACGACAACCTGTGGAGTATCGCGCAGGCGCTGAAGAAACCCGTGGCCAAGATCCTGTTCAGG ACTCCAGCCGAGGGAGCGTCCATATCTGTGTACGCTGCAGCTGCCTCTGAgatggagggggtggggggctgtTACCTGTACAACGGCCACAGGAAGCAGTCCTCGGACACTTCCTACGACTCAGAGCTGCAAGCCGAGCTGTGGAAGAAGAGCTGCGAGCTGGTGGGCCTTCAGAAGGCCTGA
- the dhrsx gene encoding polyprenol dehydrogenase isoform X1 — MWLLSVLLPLLKLYFCGVKVLLYQTFNRAFMLPVLPRQDGRVAMVTGGTRGMGYETAKHLAKLGMHVVIAGNKREEGAAAIRRIQEEDSQGKVEFVFVDLTSLKSVRQFAQTFQNRGLPLHVLVNNAGTMMVPEGQTEDGFEIHFALNYLGHFLLTNLLLDTLKRSGRPARCSRIVNMSSATHYAGEVHMDDLNRQICYSSHGAYAQSKLALVLFTYHLQEQLTAGGFPVTVSAVDPGMVDTALYDNLWSIAQALKKPVAKILFRTPAEGASISVYAAAASEMEGVGGCYLYNGHRKQSSDTSYDSELQAELWKKSCELVGLQKA; from the exons ATGTGGCTGCTGTCAGTGCTGCTGCCTCTTCTCAAGCTCTATTTCTGCGGAGTCAAAGTGCTCCTCTATCAGACCTTCAACAGAGCTTTTATGCTCCCAG TTTTACCCAGGCAGGATGGAAGAGTTGCCATGGTTACCGGGGGAACCAGAGGAATGGGTTATGAGACAGCCAAACACCTGGCAAAGCTCGGCATGCATGTTGTCATAG CAGGGAACAAGAGAGAAGAAGGTGCAGCGGCCATCCGGAGGATTCAGGAAGAAGACAGCCAGGGGAAAG TTGAGTTTGTCTTCGTGGACCTGACCTCTCTGAAATCAGTGCGACAGTTTGCTCAGACTTTCCAGAACCGAGGGCTCCCCCTGCATGTTCTGGTTAACAACG CGGGAACCATGATGGTTCCTGAGGGGCAGACGGAGGACGGCTTTGAGATCCACTTTGCTTTGAACTACCTGGGTCACTTCCTGCTGACCAACCTGCTGCTGGACACGCTGAAGCGCTCGGGCCGGCCGGCCCGCTGCTCCCGGATCGTCAACATGTCCTCGGCGACGCACTACGCAGGAGAGGTGCACATGGACGACCTAAACAGACA GATCTGCTACAGTTCCCACGGCGCCTACGCCCAGAGCAAACTGGCTCTGGTGCTCTTCACCTACCACCTGCAGGAGCAGCTGACGGCCGGCGGCTTCCCGGTGACCGTTAGCGCTGTGGACCCCGGCATGGTGGACACGGCGCTCTACGACAACCTGTGGAGTATCGCGCAGGCGCTGAAGAAACCCGTGGCCAAGATCCTGTTCAGG ACTCCAGCCGAGGGAGCGTCCATATCTGTGTACGCTGCAGCTGCCTCTGAgatggagggggtggggggctgtTACCTGTACAACGGCCACAGGAAGCAGTCCTCGGACACTTCCTACGACTCAGAGCTGCAAGCCGAGCTGTGGAAGAAGAGCTGCGAGCTGGTGGGCCTTCAGAAGGCCTGA
- the dhrsx gene encoding polyprenol dehydrogenase isoform X4, translated as MWLLSVLLPLLKLYFCGVKVLLYQTFNRAFMLPVLPRQDGRVAMVTGGTRGMGYETAKHLAKLGMHVVIAGNKREEGAAAIRRIQEEDSQGKVEFVFVDLTSLKSVRQFAQTFQNRGLPLHVLVNNAGTMMVPEGQTEDGFEIHFALNYLGHFLLTNLLLDTLKRSGRPARCSRIVNMSSATHYAGEVHMDDLNRQICYSSHGAYAQSKLALVLFTYHLQEQLTAGGFPVTVSAVDPGMVDTALYDNLWSIAQALKKPVAKILFRVTS; from the exons ATGTGGCTGCTGTCAGTGCTGCTGCCTCTTCTCAAGCTCTATTTCTGCGGAGTCAAAGTGCTCCTCTATCAGACCTTCAACAGAGCTTTTATGCTCCCAG TTTTACCCAGGCAGGATGGAAGAGTTGCCATGGTTACCGGGGGAACCAGAGGAATGGGTTATGAGACAGCCAAACACCTGGCAAAGCTCGGCATGCATGTTGTCATAG CAGGGAACAAGAGAGAAGAAGGTGCAGCGGCCATCCGGAGGATTCAGGAAGAAGACAGCCAGGGGAAAG TTGAGTTTGTCTTCGTGGACCTGACCTCTCTGAAATCAGTGCGACAGTTTGCTCAGACTTTCCAGAACCGAGGGCTCCCCCTGCATGTTCTGGTTAACAACG CGGGAACCATGATGGTTCCTGAGGGGCAGACGGAGGACGGCTTTGAGATCCACTTTGCTTTGAACTACCTGGGTCACTTCCTGCTGACCAACCTGCTGCTGGACACGCTGAAGCGCTCGGGCCGGCCGGCCCGCTGCTCCCGGATCGTCAACATGTCCTCGGCGACGCACTACGCAGGAGAGGTGCACATGGACGACCTAAACAGACA GATCTGCTACAGTTCCCACGGCGCCTACGCCCAGAGCAAACTGGCTCTGGTGCTCTTCACCTACCACCTGCAGGAGCAGCTGACGGCCGGCGGCTTCCCGGTGACCGTTAGCGCTGTGGACCCCGGCATGGTGGACACGGCGCTCTACGACAACCTGTGGAGTATCGCGCAGGCGCTGAAGAAACCCGTGGCCAAGATCCTGTTCAGGGTGACGtcttag